One region of Ictalurus furcatus strain D&B chromosome 17, Billie_1.0, whole genome shotgun sequence genomic DNA includes:
- the il10ra gene encoding interleukin-10 receptor subunit alpha codes for MDRSPWVSALVILLHLTLYISGETRPRNVIAHIWEGNVTITWEPPQENPGDYLYQVQLLHYTDSPAVWENVPHCNLLNATKCNIGYLSVDSNIKVKVGALTTQNNISWSVKRNINIRHSQLFAPTFSLSSTSYTVRVKIHRKPILDEIFSSGVRYTTYLWQDGQENQTVTKSDDDTDDDGEMTFISLQSLQVYCVFVKVESIATDANNSSPVHCIKLPIDVNLIICIVLLGLLGIMAFLIIFICFLRRPRKMPSALKLVVNAGKPLIIKSDQVETVTDKGWIVITNNSDTKKSIEFTEEDKGRRGSLDSGVSVEQLHLTVSNAKTEEQNGDLQVDSGCGSLKGTEVSGSVGRVTRQFSMNEIHRSGENGGSEDSGLGLGPHEASGSLEGEDTGLLSEVVVGDGYRSQSPSSVDVQNDMDSNMAAPSAGYRSGQVTCTCADHEYCIWCKFKNPFTEDCPPVTQSQTDFRQTDVGNSVSSSYLKKTFMQTVNLLNMEVPTTETALSDNDCTESPLLLLSCPLLLQNEKKQDGIMHTRSFALDNMELTFS; via the exons ATGGATAGGAGCCCTTGGGTTTCAGCTCTAGTCATATTACTGCACTTGACACTTTACATATCAG GGGAGACGAGACCGAGAAATGTTATTGCACACATATGGGAGGGGAACGTAACTATAACCTGGGAACCTCCTCAGGAAAATCCTGGGGATTACCTCTATCAAGTTCAACTGTTACA TTATACTGATTCTCCTGCGGTCTGGGAAAATGTTCCCCACTGTAATCTCCTTAACGCCAccaaatgtaatattggatatcTTTCAGTGGATTCAAACATCAAAGTGAAAGTTGGAGCACTCACGACTCAAAACAATATTTCTTGGAGTGTTAAACGGAATATTAATATTCGTCACA GTCAACTGTTTGCCCCAACGTTCAGTCTGTCATCCACCTCATACACTGTGCGAGTCAAGATACACAGGAAACCAATACTTGATGAGATTTTTAGCAGTGGAGTGCGATACACCACGTATCTGTGGCAAGATGGGCAGGAAAACCAG ACAGTGACAAAGAGTGATGATGacactgatgatgatggtgagatGACATTCATCTCATTGCAGTCACTGCaagtgtactgtgtgtttgtgaaggTGGAGAGTATAGCAACTGATGCTAACAACAGCTCTCCTGTACACTGCATAAAGCTACCAATAG ATGTGAACCTGATTATTTGCATCGTTTTACTGGGACTATTGGGCATTATGGCGTTTCTAATaatctttatatgttttctgaGGCGACCTCGGAAAATGCCGAGTGCTTTG aaACTTGTTGTAAATGCAGGGAAGCCATTGATTATCAAATCCGACCAAGTGGAGACCGTGACAGACAAGGGATGGATCGTCATCACCAACAACTCCGACACAAAAAAGAGCATTGAATTTACCGAGGAAGACAAAGGGAGGAGAGGAAGCCTGGACAGTGGAGTGAGCGTAGAACAGCTGCACCTGACCGTCAGCAACGCAAAGACGGAGGAACAAAATGGAGATCTGCAAGTGGACAGTGGTTGTGGAAGTCTAAAAGGAACCGAGGTCAGTGGAAGTGTTGGGAGAGTCACAAGACAATTCTCCATGAATGAGATACACCGCAGTGGTGAAAATGGTGGAAGTGAGGACAGTGGATTGGGATTGGGCCCTCATGAAGCTTCTGGTTCTCTAGAGGGGGAAGACACTGGACTATTATCCGAGGTAGTTGTAGGGGATGGATATCGGAGTCAGAGCCCCTCAAGTGTGGATGTACAAAATGACATGGACTCAAACATGGCTGCTCCATCAGCCGGATATAGGTCTGGTCAGGTGACGTGTACGTGCGCAGACCACGAATATTGCATTTGGTGCAAATTTAAGAATCCTTTCACTGAAGACTGTCCACCAGTAACTCAATCACAGACAGACTTTAGACAAACCGACGTAGGGAACTCTGTGAGTTCGAGCTACTTGAAGAAGACTTTTATGCaaacagtaaaccttttaaACATGGAAGTCCCAACGACAGAGACTGCCCTTTCAGATAATGACTGCACCGAGTCTCCTCTGCTTCTCTTGTCATGTCCACTACTTCtccaaaatgaaaagaaacaagaCGGCATAATGCACACAAGGTCTTTCGCACTTGATAACATGGAACTTACATTTTCCTGA